The Paenibacillus sophorae genome has a segment encoding these proteins:
- a CDS encoding MarR family winged helix-turn-helix transcriptional regulator, producing MDDHCRTAEVYRSFFSVARQLKRLAHQSAAEVGLTVHQLDILRLIRTVPGLTQKEVTERLRVPKSRVSLHIDALVEKEFAVRETSPQDRRETLLRPTPSGETLCEHYDREDLSRKALSRALRQFSPDEIELLMMMHERLLNDL from the coding sequence ATGGACGATCATTGTCGTACGGCCGAGGTTTACCGTTCCTTTTTTTCCGTTGCCAGACAGCTCAAAAGACTCGCCCACCAAAGCGCCGCCGAGGTCGGACTGACCGTCCATCAGCTCGATATACTCCGGTTGATCCGCACGGTTCCCGGGCTCACCCAGAAGGAAGTGACCGAGCGGCTGCGGGTTCCCAAGAGCAGAGTCAGCTTGCATATTGACGCCCTTGTTGAAAAAGAATTCGCGGTCCGCGAAACCTCTCCGCAGGATCGCAGGGAAACGCTGCTGCGCCCTACCCCCTCCGGGGAAACCTTGTGCGAACATTACGACCGGGAAGATTTATCCCGCAAGGCACTATCCCGGGCTCTTCGCCAGTTCTCACCGGATGAGATCGAGCTGCTGATGATGATGCATGAACGGCTGCTGAACGATCTGTAA
- the treR gene encoding trehalose operon repressor, translating into MNGNIYWNIYNDYAEKIQNGGIPAGAKIPSESELAESYGTSRETVRKALGLLSQNGYIHKVKGKGSFVLDLGRMKFPITGLISFKEMSEKMGRKSRTLVHKTERVPASRVIAAHLELQEGATVWEVIRSREIEGERVILDKDYFLPERVEVLTPEIAGSSIYDYLEHTLNLSISYAKKEISVEPATPEDRALLDLNNLSHVVVVRNYVYLEDTMLFQYTESRHRLDKFQFVDFARRAH; encoded by the coding sequence GTGAACGGCAATATTTATTGGAATATTTATAATGATTATGCAGAGAAAATCCAGAACGGCGGCATTCCAGCCGGCGCTAAAATCCCTTCGGAGAGCGAGCTCGCCGAAAGCTACGGAACATCAAGGGAAACGGTCCGCAAGGCGCTTGGCCTGCTCTCCCAGAACGGCTATATCCACAAAGTGAAAGGCAAAGGTTCATTTGTGCTCGATTTGGGCCGAATGAAGTTTCCGATTACGGGCCTGATCAGCTTTAAGGAAATGTCGGAGAAAATGGGCCGGAAATCAAGAACGCTCGTTCATAAAACGGAGCGGGTGCCCGCATCCCGGGTCATTGCGGCTCATTTGGAACTTCAAGAGGGGGCGACGGTGTGGGAAGTGATTCGTTCCCGCGAAATTGAAGGGGAGCGGGTGATTCTGGACAAGGATTATTTTTTGCCGGAACGGGTAGAGGTCCTGACCCCGGAGATCGCCGGAAGCTCCATTTATGACTATTTAGAACATACCTTGAATTTATCGATCAGCTATGCCAAAAAAGAGATTTCGGTTGAGCCGGCGACTCCCGAAGACCGGGCCCTGCTTGACCTGAATAATCTTTCCCATGTCGTAGTTGTACGTAACTACGTATATCTGGAAGATACGATGTTGTTTCAGTATACGGAGTCGCGGCACAGACTCGACAAATTCCAGTTCGTCGATTTTGCCCGCCGGGCGCATTAG
- a CDS encoding ArsR family transcriptional regulator yields MKKLLKIGAVALLFGSVLAGCTLGGKADEAANGNTADTSSVAVPWIGTKNTTRINTSNPTAAAVLVSQTLWTAQSDGNRPSSVVLTDVANWQIAAAATDLIHHPSNGPVLFFDKDSVPQVTLDELKRLNPKGAEGNDGIQIVIVGPVSDNAKKQLDDLNMKIDQIPGDDPAAVAAEIDAYYAKVAGELPQGVVIGSADSPEYTLPAVNWIAHMPEPLLYVTKDSVPDATAKALEGRSGKASIYLLGPDSVVSAKVEDALKQYGTVTRISGSDPYQNAIAFAKFKDSGNGFGWGITTPGHNFSFVTTDSPALAIAAAPFSHLGKHAPLLFTEKSGMPDSVMNYLMELMPKFQESPAEGPYNHAWITGDSSAITAKTQSEIDDMLEISPASGENPHSGH; encoded by the coding sequence ATGAAAAAACTATTGAAAATTGGAGCTGTGGCTTTGCTGTTCGGCTCGGTACTAGCAGGTTGCACACTGGGCGGCAAGGCGGATGAAGCAGCGAATGGTAATACTGCGGACACTTCTTCTGTTGCTGTACCCTGGATCGGAACGAAAAATACGACGCGGATCAACACTTCCAATCCCACAGCGGCAGCAGTGCTTGTGTCGCAAACTCTCTGGACAGCGCAGTCAGACGGCAACCGCCCATCCAGCGTCGTGCTGACAGATGTGGCTAATTGGCAGATCGCCGCAGCCGCGACAGACCTGATTCATCACCCGAGCAACGGTCCGGTGCTCTTTTTTGACAAAGACAGTGTACCCCAGGTTACGCTGGACGAGCTGAAGCGGCTGAATCCGAAAGGAGCCGAGGGTAATGACGGCATCCAGATCGTTATCGTCGGTCCGGTTTCGGACAATGCGAAGAAGCAACTGGATGATTTAAATATGAAGATCGATCAGATTCCAGGCGACGATCCTGCTGCCGTGGCTGCGGAGATTGACGCGTATTACGCCAAGGTCGCCGGCGAGCTGCCGCAGGGCGTGGTCATCGGCTCGGCCGACAGTCCGGAATATACCCTGCCAGCCGTCAACTGGATCGCGCACATGCCGGAGCCGCTGCTCTATGTAACCAAGGACAGTGTGCCGGATGCAACAGCGAAGGCGCTGGAGGGACGTTCCGGCAAGGCCTCCATTTATTTGCTTGGCCCCGATTCGGTAGTTTCGGCCAAGGTTGAGGATGCGCTGAAGCAGTACGGAACGGTTACCCGGATTTCCGGCAGCGACCCTTATCAGAATGCGATTGCGTTTGCCAAGTTCAAAGATTCCGGCAACGGATTCGGCTGGGGAATCACGACGCCAGGGCATAATTTCTCGTTCGTAACGACGGATTCGCCGGCGCTGGCCATTGCGGCTGCTCCGTTCAGCCATCTCGGCAAGCATGCTCCGCTGCTGTTCACCGAGAAATCCGGCATGCCGGATTCGGTAATGAACTATCTGATGGAATTAATGCCGAAGTTTCAGGAATCCCCGGCGGAAGGTCCGTACAACCACGCTTGGATTACCGGCGACAGCTCGGCTATTACGGCCAAGACGCAGAGCGAAATTGACGACATGCTGGAGATCTCCCCGGCTTCCGGAGAGAATCCGCATTCCGGTCACTAG
- a CDS encoding ABC transporter ATP-binding protein — protein sequence MGRMKFDDSLEKPDFSKAMLLRIYRYFLPYWKQTLVVLAILILTSLLGLLPPLLIQQIVDHALPGKDLRLLVFLVTASLGATVASGLLGVLQSYLNSFISQNIVYDMKNQMYRHLQGMPLQFFSNVKQGEVITRMTSDISGIQGVFSGTIVNFASNLLVLISTAVTLFLMNWKLALVSVLVVPLFVAPTRKMGSVRWKLAKQTQEKISEQNHIIEETLSLSGYMLMKLFTREDTEQSRFREVSLATTRLQIRESMAGRWFMMLVSTFASIGPMLIYLYGGYLFIQGEITVGAIIAFVALLGRLYSPVGQLTNLYVDIKRSVALFERIFDYFDMEPQIVDSPHAVSLNEANSGIEFQNVSFAYQQGKAALRDISFKAGPGTMTALVGPSGAGKTTITNLIPRLYDTDSGSIRIGSADITSLTLKSLRSNIGLVTQDTYLFNGTIRENLLYAVGEADENKMVEACKAAYIHDFIMELPDGYDTVVGNRGIKLSGGEKQRISIARVLLKNPSIIIMDEATSSLDTVSEFYVQEAMAVLLKNKTSLVIAHRLSTILAADNILVVSEGKIVEEGKHEQLLEKNGVYKDLYDKQFGKKAFA from the coding sequence ATGGGGAGAATGAAATTCGACGACTCCCTGGAAAAGCCGGATTTCTCCAAAGCAATGCTGCTGCGGATTTACCGCTATTTCCTTCCTTATTGGAAACAGACGCTGGTCGTGCTTGCGATCCTCATTCTTACTTCCCTGCTTGGACTGCTGCCCCCTCTGCTCATCCAGCAAATCGTCGATCATGCGCTTCCGGGCAAGGATCTGAGGCTGCTGGTCTTCCTGGTTACGGCCTCCCTGGGCGCAACGGTTGCATCTGGCCTGCTGGGCGTGCTGCAGAGTTATTTGAATTCTTTTATTTCGCAAAATATCGTCTATGATATGAAAAATCAGATGTACCGCCATCTTCAAGGCATGCCGCTGCAGTTCTTCTCGAATGTGAAGCAGGGTGAAGTCATCACCAGAATGACCAGCGATATATCGGGGATTCAGGGGGTATTCAGCGGCACGATCGTGAATTTTGCCAGTAATCTGCTGGTACTGATAAGTACGGCGGTGACGCTTTTTCTGATGAACTGGAAGCTGGCCTTAGTTAGTGTGCTTGTTGTCCCGCTATTCGTCGCTCCCACCCGCAAAATGGGCAGCGTCCGCTGGAAGCTCGCCAAACAAACGCAGGAGAAAATTTCCGAGCAGAACCATATTATCGAAGAAACGCTCAGCCTCAGCGGCTACATGCTGATGAAGCTGTTTACCCGGGAGGACACCGAGCAGTCCCGCTTTAGAGAAGTCAGCTTGGCAACAACCCGTCTGCAAATCAGGGAATCCATGGCCGGCCGCTGGTTCATGATGCTGGTCAGTACGTTCGCTTCCATCGGACCTATGCTGATTTATTTGTACGGAGGCTATCTGTTTATTCAAGGCGAGATTACCGTCGGAGCCATTATCGCTTTTGTGGCGCTGCTTGGCAGACTTTACAGCCCTGTGGGGCAGCTTACGAATTTGTATGTGGACATTAAACGGTCGGTCGCTTTGTTCGAGCGTATTTTCGATTATTTTGACATGGAGCCGCAGATTGTAGACAGTCCTCATGCGGTTTCATTGAACGAAGCGAACAGCGGTATCGAATTCCAAAATGTCAGCTTCGCCTATCAACAAGGTAAAGCGGCTCTTCGCGATATCTCATTCAAGGCGGGGCCTGGAACGATGACCGCGCTTGTCGGACCGAGCGGAGCGGGAAAAACAACAATTACGAATCTCATTCCCCGACTGTACGATACCGATTCGGGGAGCATTAGGATCGGCAGCGCGGATATCACTTCGCTCACTCTAAAATCGTTACGGTCGAACATCGGCCTGGTCACCCAGGATACGTATCTGTTCAACGGAACAATACGTGAGAATTTGCTGTATGCGGTCGGCGAAGCCGACGAGAACAAGATGGTTGAAGCCTGCAAGGCGGCTTACATTCATGATTTTATTATGGAGCTTCCGGATGGCTATGACACGGTTGTGGGCAATCGGGGGATCAAGCTGTCGGGAGGCGAGAAGCAGAGGATTTCCATCGCCAGAGTCCTGCTGAAGAATCCGTCGATCATCATTATGGACGAAGCGACCTCGTCGCTCGACACGGTCTCTGAATTTTATGTTCAAGAGGCAATGGCGGTGCTGCTTAAGAATAAGACCAGTCTCGTCATCGCCCACCGTCTGTCCACGATTCTGGCGGCCGACAATATCCTTGTCGTCAGTGAAGGGAAGATCGTCGAGGAAGGCAAGCATGAGCAGCTTTTGGAGAAGAACGGAGTATATAAGGATCTATACGACAAGCAGTTTGGAAAAAAGGCTTTCGCGTGA
- the treC gene encoding alpha,alpha-phosphotrehalase — protein MNEVKRQEWWRRSTVYQVYPKSFKDTTGSGQGDIRGLLEKLDYLQDLGIDIIWLQPVYVSPQNDNGYDVADYCEIDPQFGTMEDFDELAAEVRRRGMNLMLDIVVNHSSTEHKWFQEAKKSKDNPYRDYYIWRDPKPDGSAPNNWESKFGGSAWQFDEGTGQYFLTLFDKTQADLNWENPKVREEVYHLMSFWANKGVSGFRMDVINLISKDQEFPEDDGSVSPGDGRKYYTDGPRVHEYLKEMNQRVFGPDTVTVGEMSSTSLEHCIRYSNPEEREFSMTFNFHHLKVDYPGGKKWELMPYDFEQLKALLSEWQTGMQQGGGWNALFLNNHDQPRALSRFADDGEYRVESAKMLATTLHGLQGTPYVFQGEEIGMPNPYWNHIGELRDIESLNMYVILQEQGKTPEEALDIIRERSRDNSRTPMQWDDGSQAGFTTGTPWIKVDERYREINVQNQLNDPDSVYSHYKKLIALRKEIDALTDGKYERLDEGHPQVFAYARITNEETVVVVSNFSGSGAVFNFPEEFAAKHIGGGIAELLAGNTKPSPALEARIELTPYSSYMWIIRQTA, from the coding sequence GTGAATGAAGTAAAAAGACAGGAGTGGTGGCGGCGCTCCACGGTGTATCAGGTATACCCTAAGAGCTTTAAGGATACGACAGGCAGCGGACAGGGCGATATCCGGGGGCTGCTGGAGAAGCTGGATTATCTGCAGGATCTCGGAATCGACATTATTTGGCTCCAGCCGGTATACGTTTCACCGCAAAATGATAACGGTTACGACGTCGCTGATTATTGTGAAATCGACCCGCAGTTCGGCACGATGGAGGATTTTGACGAGCTGGCAGCCGAAGTCCGGCGCAGAGGCATGAATCTGATGCTGGACATTGTCGTCAACCATTCGTCAACGGAGCATAAGTGGTTCCAGGAGGCCAAGAAATCAAAGGACAATCCGTACCGTGATTATTATATCTGGAGAGATCCGAAACCGGATGGAAGCGCCCCTAACAATTGGGAGTCCAAATTCGGCGGCTCCGCTTGGCAGTTTGATGAAGGCACGGGCCAGTATTTTCTCACGCTGTTCGACAAAACTCAGGCCGATCTCAACTGGGAGAATCCGAAGGTAAGGGAAGAAGTTTACCACCTGATGAGCTTCTGGGCGAACAAGGGGGTTTCCGGGTTCCGGATGGATGTCATCAACCTGATATCCAAGGATCAGGAGTTCCCGGAGGACGACGGCAGCGTTTCGCCGGGAGACGGAAGGAAGTACTATACGGACGGACCGAGGGTTCACGAGTATCTCAAGGAAATGAATCAGAGAGTATTCGGCCCTGATACGGTAACGGTGGGTGAAATGTCTTCCACAAGTCTGGAGCACTGTATACGGTATTCGAATCCGGAGGAACGGGAGTTCTCGATGACCTTCAACTTCCATCACTTAAAAGTCGATTATCCCGGCGGAAAAAAGTGGGAGCTTATGCCTTACGATTTCGAGCAGCTCAAAGCGCTGCTGTCGGAGTGGCAGACCGGGATGCAGCAGGGGGGCGGCTGGAATGCCCTGTTCCTGAACAACCACGATCAGCCGCGGGCATTGTCCAGATTCGCCGATGACGGCGAGTACCGGGTGGAAAGCGCAAAAATGCTGGCAACAACACTGCATGGTCTACAGGGAACGCCTTACGTGTTTCAAGGTGAAGAAATCGGCATGCCGAACCCGTACTGGAACCATATCGGCGAGCTGCGGGATATCGAATCTCTGAACATGTATGTCATCCTGCAGGAACAGGGAAAGACCCCGGAAGAGGCGCTGGATATTATCCGTGAACGGTCCCGTGACAACTCCCGCACACCCATGCAATGGGATGACGGTTCGCAGGCGGGCTTTACAACCGGAACGCCGTGGATTAAGGTGGATGAACGCTACCGTGAAATTAATGTACAGAACCAATTGAACGATCCGGATTCCGTGTACAGCCATTATAAGAAGCTGATTGCGCTGCGTAAGGAAATTGATGCTTTGACCGATGGGAAATATGAGCGTCTGGATGAAGGCCACCCGCAGGTGTTCGCTTATGCGCGGATTACCAATGAGGAGACCGTGGTGGTGGTTTCCAATTTCAGCGGCAGCGGCGCTGTCTTCAATTTCCCGGAAGAGTTTGCGGCAAAGCACATTGGCGGGGGCATAGCGGAGCTGCTGGCCGGTAATACGAAACCGTCTCCGGCGCTGGAAGCGCGGATTGAACTAACACCGTACTCCTCCTATATGTGGATCATTCGTCAGACTGCATAA
- the treP gene encoding PTS system trehalose-specific EIIBC component: MALNRASVEEIVRAVGGADNIEGATHCVTRLRFALVDEKKVDQKLLEQNDLVKGHFSSQGQFQVVIGPGLVDKVYDEMMTITGGQRSSKDDVKKLAGKKQNPLQQAIKTLADIFIPILPAIVTAGLLLGINNILTGPGIFFEGRSLVQEYPAWTDFAGIINLIANTAFTFLPALIGWSAVNRFGGSPLLGIVLGLILVHPDLLNAWGYAQAAQEGTIPHWNLFGWQLEKIGYQGQVLPVLVSAYLLARIEKFLNKRVHDSIKLLVVAPVALLVTGFLAFTIIGPITFAIGNAITNGLVHVFNTLPALGGLLYGGIYALLVVTGMHHTFLAVDVQLIGSKGGTFLWPMLALSNIAQGSAALAMLLVFREQKSKGLAVTSSISAFLGVTEPAIFGVNIRYKYPFIFGMIGSALGGLVLTINHVLASSIGVGGVPGFLSIFPNQWGVFFIGMAIVLVVPFLLTAAYGKVAARKSGNTVADNESSLAPVSTATAAAAAVSAENTVNSATASSAVRASAPANDSKAASSLSAGNAVNVLDIYAPLSGKAVPLEHVPDPAFAERQMGQGIAIEPSDGRVVAPFDGKVVHMIKSKHAIILEHATGVQILIHVGINTVSLKGAPFTTHVGIDDEVKAGQLLLEFDREAILQARLPVITPIIVPDGQQIVEQVTEELLDQAVAGKDVVLKIRLSSQGL, translated from the coding sequence ATGGCATTAAATAGAGCAAGCGTGGAAGAGATCGTACGGGCTGTCGGCGGAGCGGACAACATCGAAGGTGCAACGCACTGTGTAACGAGATTGAGATTCGCCTTGGTTGACGAGAAAAAAGTGGATCAAAAGCTGCTGGAGCAGAACGATCTGGTAAAAGGGCACTTTTCCTCCCAGGGGCAATTCCAGGTTGTCATCGGACCCGGGCTCGTAGACAAGGTATATGATGAGATGATGACCATTACCGGGGGGCAGCGTTCCTCCAAGGATGACGTCAAGAAGCTGGCGGGCAAGAAGCAAAATCCGCTGCAGCAGGCGATCAAGACGCTGGCGGATATCTTTATTCCGATTTTGCCGGCTATCGTCACCGCTGGCTTGCTGCTTGGCATCAATAATATTTTGACGGGACCCGGCATCTTCTTTGAAGGGCGGTCCCTGGTGCAGGAATACCCGGCATGGACGGACTTCGCCGGCATAATCAACCTGATCGCCAATACCGCTTTCACCTTCCTGCCGGCGCTTATCGGCTGGTCCGCTGTGAACCGGTTCGGCGGCAGTCCGCTTCTCGGGATTGTGCTCGGCCTGATCCTCGTTCATCCGGATCTGCTGAATGCCTGGGGCTACGCCCAGGCCGCGCAGGAAGGCACGATTCCTCACTGGAATCTGTTCGGATGGCAGCTGGAGAAAATCGGCTATCAGGGACAGGTCCTTCCTGTGCTTGTATCCGCTTACCTGCTCGCACGGATTGAGAAATTTCTGAATAAAAGGGTTCATGATTCCATCAAGCTGCTCGTCGTCGCTCCGGTGGCGCTGCTGGTAACGGGCTTTCTGGCCTTTACAATCATTGGGCCGATCACCTTTGCGATCGGAAACGCAATCACGAACGGATTGGTGCATGTGTTCAATACGCTTCCGGCCCTTGGCGGCCTGCTGTACGGCGGTATTTACGCGCTGCTGGTTGTAACCGGAATGCATCATACGTTTCTGGCTGTTGACGTTCAGCTCATCGGAAGCAAGGGAGGGACTTTCCTGTGGCCGATGCTGGCGCTTTCCAATATCGCTCAAGGCTCGGCGGCGCTTGCTATGCTGTTAGTGTTCCGCGAGCAAAAGTCCAAGGGCTTGGCCGTTACTTCGTCTATCTCGGCATTTCTCGGGGTAACCGAACCGGCGATATTCGGTGTTAACATCCGCTATAAATATCCGTTCATCTTCGGCATGATCGGTTCCGCTTTAGGCGGATTGGTGCTGACCATCAATCACGTTCTGGCTTCATCCATCGGTGTCGGCGGCGTGCCTGGCTTCCTGTCCATATTTCCGAACCAGTGGGGCGTCTTCTTCATCGGAATGGCTATCGTGCTTGTCGTTCCGTTCCTGCTGACTGCGGCTTATGGAAAAGTTGCTGCCCGGAAGAGCGGGAACACAGTAGCGGACAATGAATCATCGTTGGCACCCGTTTCCACCGCGACCGCTGCGGCAGCCGCTGTCTCCGCTGAAAATACTGTGAATTCCGCCACTGCGAGTTCCGCTGTGCGGGCTTCTGCTCCGGCTAACGATTCCAAAGCGGCCTCATCTCTCTCAGCCGGGAACGCTGTCAACGTGCTGGATATTTACGCACCGCTTTCCGGCAAGGCCGTACCTCTGGAGCATGTGCCCGACCCGGCTTTTGCCGAACGTCAAATGGGCCAGGGCATTGCCATTGAGCCTTCGGATGGCCGGGTCGTCGCTCCGTTCGACGGCAAGGTAGTGCACATGATCAAGAGCAAACACGCCATTATTTTGGAACATGCGACCGGCGTCCAAATCCTGATTCATGTCGGCATCAATACCGTGTCTTTAAAAGGCGCTCCCTTTACCACGCATGTCGGAATCGACGATGAAGTTAAGGCCGGTCAGCTGCTGCTAGAATTCGACAGGGAAGCCATCCTTCAGGCCAGACTTCCGGTTATTACTCCGATCATCGTTCCGGACGGGCAGCAGATTGTGGAACAGGTGACCGAGGAACTTCTGGATCAAGCAGTCGCAGGCAAGGATGTTGTATTGAAGATTCGTTTGTCCTCCCAAGGTCTCTAA
- a CDS encoding RNA polymerase sigma factor encodes MDEGEWIRRIRQGETEYLTPLIERYYADIQKYCRWRVRNEEESKDLTQETFYRFCRHIEGYTNAGKCRAYLYTIARHLCNDHLRKLPPLSWEDAEELIDRATLQKSCSIEEQVEREQLVNEMLQLLPEEQRELVFMRFCLDLTFRDIARITGVNVCMVQYRVKRGLSVLRRYLERSESGEQGIETCHPRRPKELPLAPR; translated from the coding sequence GTGGATGAAGGTGAATGGATTCGGCGCATCCGGCAGGGGGAGACGGAGTATTTGACGCCGCTGATCGAGCGGTATTACGCCGACATCCAAAAGTATTGCCGCTGGCGGGTTCGAAACGAGGAAGAGTCGAAGGATTTGACCCAGGAAACTTTCTACCGCTTTTGCCGGCACATTGAGGGTTATACCAATGCGGGAAAATGCCGCGCTTACTTATACACGATCGCCCGCCATCTATGCAACGATCATCTGCGGAAGTTGCCGCCTCTATCCTGGGAGGACGCAGAAGAATTAATAGACCGGGCGACTTTGCAGAAAAGTTGCTCCATAGAGGAGCAGGTGGAAAGGGAGCAGTTGGTAAATGAAATGCTCCAGTTGTTGCCTGAAGAGCAGCGGGAACTGGTATTTATGCGGTTTTGCCTGGATTTGACCTTCCGCGACATCGCCCGCATAACGGGAGTGAATGTGTGCATGGTTCAATATCGGGTGAAGCGCGGGCTGAGCGTATTAAGACGCTACTTGGAAAGGAGTGAGTCCGGTGAACAAGGAATCGAAACATGCCATCCTCGCCGCCCTAAGGAACTACCCCTCGCCCCCCGTTGA
- a CDS encoding ABC transporter ATP-binding protein, with protein MLELTLNQVSKQFSAKKAVDGISVRLNSGVYGLLGANGAGKTTLMRMICGILNPTSGTIQMNGQEISRMGERYRDLLGYLPQDFGYYPDFSAEEFLWYVGSLKGLTLPAAKGKAKELLRMVALSEAARKKIRTFSGGMKQRLGIAQAMLNDPRVLVLDEPTAGLDPKERVRFRNLIADLARDKIVILSTHIVSDVEYIADQILVMKQGGLLMTGTVEQLTATMEGCVWSCRIPAREAEEWNARWCVSNLRHEGDQVELRIVSKVKPANHAASVAPTLEDFYLHHFQDDQAGVSDKEKEGA; from the coding sequence ATGCTGGAACTGACCTTAAACCAGGTAAGCAAGCAATTTTCCGCAAAAAAAGCAGTAGACGGCATTTCGGTCCGTTTGAACAGCGGAGTATATGGATTACTCGGGGCTAACGGTGCGGGAAAAACGACTCTGATGCGGATGATCTGCGGCATTCTAAACCCGACATCGGGAACAATTCAGATGAACGGCCAAGAGATCAGCCGCATGGGGGAACGTTATCGCGATCTGCTGGGCTATCTGCCCCAGGACTTCGGCTATTACCCCGATTTCAGCGCGGAGGAGTTCCTTTGGTATGTGGGATCGCTGAAGGGCTTGACGCTGCCCGCGGCAAAGGGCAAAGCCAAAGAGCTTTTGCGGATGGTTGCCCTGTCGGAGGCAGCCCGCAAGAAAATCCGCACTTTCTCAGGGGGGATGAAGCAGCGGCTGGGCATTGCCCAAGCGATGCTCAACGATCCCCGCGTGCTGGTGCTGGACGAGCCGACAGCGGGACTTGATCCTAAAGAGCGGGTACGCTTCCGCAACCTCATCGCCGATCTGGCCCGGGACAAGATTGTCATCCTTTCGACGCATATTGTGTCGGATGTGGAATACATAGCCGACCAGATTCTGGTGATGAAGCAAGGCGGACTATTGATGACCGGTACGGTGGAACAACTGACGGCTACGATGGAAGGCTGCGTATGGTCATGCCGTATACCAGCCCGGGAAGCGGAGGAATGGAATGCCCGCTGGTGTGTGAGCAATCTGCGGCATGAAGGGGATCAGGTTGAGCTGCGCATCGTGTCCAAGGTGAAACCTGCGAATCACGCGGCATCGGTTGCTCCGACACTGGAGGATTTCTATCTGCATCACTTTCAGGATGATCAGGCTGGAGTGAGCGATAAAGAGAAAGAGGGGGCATAA
- a CDS encoding DMT family transporter, with amino-acid sequence MKNTWLGSIYLALAASIWGGMYVVVKIVVAVIPPLELVWMRYLVAIVALLAIGLITRQQWRIHKRDFLLIIAIGIIGNGISIVTQETGTMLSSAQTGAIITSSTPAFMVIFARLLLKERLTVKKGLSVCLATIGVFLIVGADHVDMSSKLGGIALLIAALTWALMSVLVKRVPGDYSQIVVTTYSILVALIVLTPFVLGRLHAMNTAQLTHPAIGGGVLYLGIVSTAGGFLLWNRGLQMLNASSGGLFFFFQPVVGTLLGWLILGENIGVTFWIGSILILSGVLFVIYEKK; translated from the coding sequence ATGAAAAACACTTGGTTAGGTTCTATATATTTAGCTTTAGCCGCCAGTATTTGGGGTGGTATGTACGTTGTTGTTAAAATCGTCGTAGCGGTCATACCGCCGCTTGAACTTGTATGGATGCGCTATTTAGTGGCGATTGTCGCCCTTCTCGCGATCGGCTTGATCACACGGCAACAATGGCGAATTCATAAGCGTGACTTCTTACTCATCATCGCCATTGGAATTATCGGCAACGGGATTTCGATAGTTACCCAGGAAACGGGTACAATGCTGTCCTCAGCACAGACGGGAGCCATTATCACATCCTCAACACCGGCATTTATGGTTATTTTTGCCCGGCTGCTGCTTAAAGAACGATTGACTGTAAAAAAAGGACTCTCCGTTTGTCTGGCGACCATTGGAGTTTTTCTCATTGTTGGAGCTGATCATGTGGATATGTCCAGTAAACTTGGCGGCATTGCACTGCTTATAGCAGCTTTAACATGGGCGCTCATGTCTGTTCTTGTGAAGCGCGTGCCGGGCGATTATTCACAAATTGTGGTGACGACCTATTCCATCCTGGTGGCCCTAATTGTGTTGACCCCTTTTGTTTTGGGACGGCTGCACGCCATGAATACCGCTCAATTGACACACCCTGCGATCGGGGGAGGAGTCTTGTATTTGGGCATTGTCTCAACGGCAGGCGGATTTCTGCTGTGGAACCGCGGATTACAAATGCTTAATGCCTCAAGCGGGGGGTTATTTTTCTTCTTTCAACCCGTGGTTGGAACATTGCTCGGATGGCTTATTCTAGGCGAGAACATAGGTGTGACGTTTTGGATCGGCTCTATCCTGATTCTCAGCGGGGTTCTATTCGTTATCTACGAGAAAAAATAG